A single region of the Salicibibacter cibi genome encodes:
- a CDS encoding malate synthase G yields the protein MSEKIGSLTVDSLLYEFINNEALTDSGLTAEQFWADFDSLIQDFSGRNKALLQKREDIQEKMDQWNEEHKNDYSAEQYESFLREIGYLEKEVDDFKITTESVDTEVTSQPGPQLVVPVKNARYALNAANARWGSLYDALYGSDIISEENGAEQGTSYNKIRGDKVIDYAKQWLDEVVPLTEGSHKTATHYKVVNGALQVDVGGKSAGLQDANKFVGIHGDSEKPEAILLENNGLHFEIQIDATHPIGKTDKAGVKDVFAESAITTIIDCEDSVAAVDAEDKVDVYRNWLGLMNGTLTKTFEKEGKTVTRKLNPDRTYKSPSGENFTLSGRSLMFIRNVGHLMTSDAILDGGGKPVPEGILDAVVTSLIGKQDVLGNGKRQNSSQGSIYIVKPKMHGSEEVAFTNELFNRVEDMLGLKRYTIKVGVMDEERRTSLNLKNCIYEARERIIFINTGFLDRTGDEIHTSMALGAMIRKNEMKASHWLQAYEDANVSVGVKQGFKEKAQIGKGMWAMPNLMKDMMEQKGGQLKAGANTAWVPSPTAATLHALHYHDINVSLVQEEITRGQYRDKMLEIPVDRAQDWSKEDIQQELDNNAQGMLGYVVRWVDQGVGSSTVPDINDVGLMEDRATLRISSQHMTNWLHQGIVTEEQVMDTLKRMAKVVDKQNADDSNYTPMAPNYDDSVAFQAGCDLVFKGKEQPNGYTEPILHRRRQEVKAKKVAR from the coding sequence ATGAGTGAAAAAATAGGAAGCCTTACTGTCGATTCATTGCTCTATGAATTTATCAACAATGAAGCATTAACGGATAGTGGTTTGACGGCCGAGCAATTTTGGGCGGATTTTGATTCGCTGATTCAAGACTTTTCCGGACGAAATAAAGCACTTCTGCAAAAACGTGAAGACATTCAAGAAAAAATGGATCAGTGGAATGAAGAACATAAAAACGATTATTCGGCTGAACAATATGAATCTTTTTTACGAGAGATCGGTTATTTGGAAAAAGAAGTGGATGATTTTAAGATTACAACGGAAAGCGTTGACACCGAGGTGACCTCCCAACCGGGGCCGCAGCTCGTCGTTCCGGTTAAAAATGCCCGCTATGCTTTGAATGCGGCAAATGCGCGCTGGGGAAGCTTATATGACGCTCTCTACGGCAGCGATATCATCTCCGAAGAAAACGGGGCTGAGCAGGGAACCTCCTATAACAAGATCCGGGGGGATAAAGTCATTGACTATGCTAAACAATGGCTTGATGAAGTTGTGCCGCTGACGGAAGGTTCCCATAAAACTGCGACGCATTATAAAGTCGTTAACGGTGCTCTCCAAGTTGACGTTGGGGGCAAAAGCGCCGGTCTTCAAGACGCAAATAAATTTGTGGGCATTCATGGTGATTCGGAAAAGCCCGAAGCGATTTTGCTTGAAAATAACGGGCTGCATTTTGAAATTCAGATCGATGCCACACATCCGATCGGAAAGACAGATAAAGCAGGCGTAAAAGATGTGTTCGCCGAGTCCGCGATTACGACGATTATAGATTGTGAAGATTCGGTAGCGGCGGTGGATGCTGAAGATAAAGTAGACGTTTACCGGAATTGGCTCGGCCTTATGAACGGCACATTGACCAAGACGTTCGAAAAAGAGGGCAAAACCGTTACGAGAAAATTGAATCCGGATCGCACGTACAAAAGCCCGTCGGGAGAGAACTTCACCTTGTCCGGCCGTTCCCTCATGTTTATCCGGAATGTCGGCCATTTAATGACGAGTGATGCCATTTTGGATGGGGGCGGCAAACCGGTTCCCGAAGGAATATTGGATGCTGTCGTTACGAGTTTAATCGGTAAACAAGATGTGCTCGGAAACGGGAAACGCCAAAATTCCTCGCAAGGCTCGATTTATATCGTGAAGCCGAAAATGCATGGATCGGAAGAAGTGGCATTTACGAATGAACTGTTTAATCGCGTGGAAGATATGCTCGGCTTGAAGCGCTATACCATTAAAGTCGGGGTAATGGATGAGGAGCGACGCACGTCGCTAAACCTTAAGAATTGCATTTATGAAGCCAGGGAACGAATTATTTTTATTAACACCGGCTTTTTGGATCGAACAGGCGATGAGATCCATACGTCGATGGCGCTCGGGGCGATGATCCGCAAAAATGAAATGAAAGCCTCTCATTGGTTGCAGGCGTACGAAGATGCAAACGTCAGTGTTGGTGTCAAACAAGGGTTTAAAGAAAAAGCCCAAATCGGAAAAGGCATGTGGGCGATGCCAAACTTGATGAAAGACATGATGGAGCAGAAAGGCGGCCAGTTAAAAGCAGGCGCGAACACGGCTTGGGTACCATCCCCAACCGCGGCAACACTGCACGCGCTCCATTATCATGACATCAATGTTTCCCTCGTGCAGGAAGAAATCACGCGTGGACAGTATCGGGATAAAATGTTGGAGATCCCTGTGGACCGAGCGCAAGATTGGAGCAAAGAAGACATTCAGCAGGAATTGGACAACAACGCCCAGGGCATGCTCGGATATGTCGTTCGTTGGGTCGATCAAGGCGTCGGCAGTTCAACGGTTCCTGATATTAACGATGTCGGGTTAATGGAAGATCGCGCGACATTAAGGATATCGAGCCAACACATGACGAATTGGCTCCATCAGGGGATTGTGACGGAAGAACAAGTCATGGACACACTCAAGCGAATGGCCAAAGTCGTTGATAAACAAAACGCCGACGACTCGAACTACACGCCAATGGCACCTAATTACGATGACTCTGTTGCCTTCCAAGCCGGCTGTGATCTCGTATTTAAAGGAAAAGAACAGCCAAATGGATATACAGAGCCAATCTTGCACCGGCGTCGCCAAGAGGTGAAAGCGAAAAAGGTTGCTCGTTAA
- a CDS encoding LysR family transcriptional regulator gives MDIRQLQYFTEVAKRQSFTKAAASLHVSQPSLSKAIKHLEDELDVPLFHRSSKQLQLTDAGKAVLINTKHVLDSFQHLTAELSDIMELKKGEIRIGIPPIIGAAFIARLISEFKEQYPAVDLRLTEVGSKRIKQGIDDGSLDIGFICNIPFQKESFEVIKILKDPLVLVAHRDHPLSEQTNILVSTLENEPMVMYHSDFSLHDAIMEECLKNGFYPQIVCESTQRDFMLEMVTAKLGVTLLPRQIASEISASTLATIPLQGSPINLELGVIWKKNMYMSRAARAFAQTSEKYFREHHVN, from the coding sequence ATGGATATCCGACAGTTGCAATATTTTACCGAGGTTGCGAAACGCCAAAGTTTTACAAAAGCAGCTGCCTCTTTGCACGTATCCCAGCCATCATTGAGCAAAGCCATCAAGCACTTGGAGGATGAACTAGACGTCCCCTTATTTCATCGTTCTTCGAAACAATTGCAATTAACGGATGCAGGGAAAGCCGTGCTCATCAATACAAAACATGTGCTGGATTCTTTCCAGCATTTAACCGCAGAACTTTCAGACATTATGGAATTAAAAAAAGGAGAAATAAGAATCGGCATCCCGCCGATCATCGGTGCAGCATTTATCGCCAGGCTCATCAGCGAATTCAAGGAACAATACCCCGCTGTCGATTTGAGACTAACGGAAGTTGGCAGTAAACGTATTAAGCAAGGCATCGATGACGGGTCTCTTGACATCGGTTTCATCTGTAACATTCCGTTTCAGAAAGAGAGCTTTGAAGTGATCAAAATTTTAAAAGATCCACTCGTGCTCGTTGCCCATCGCGATCATCCGCTCAGCGAGCAAACGAACATCCTTGTCTCGACGTTGGAAAATGAACCGATGGTTATGTATCACAGTGATTTTTCCTTGCATGACGCCATCATGGAGGAATGCCTCAAAAATGGGTTCTACCCGCAAATCGTGTGTGAAAGCACACAAAGAGATTTCATGTTGGAAATGGTCACTGCCAAACTGGGTGTTACTCTACTTCCCCGCCAAATCGCAAGTGAGATTTCTGCCTCAACATTAGCGACCATCCCGTTGCAGGGTTCGCCCATTAACCTGGAATTAGGGGTCATTTGGAAGAAAAATATGTACATGTCTCGGGCCGCTCGTGCTTTCGCACAAACATCGGAAAAATATTTCCGTGAACATCATGTGAATTGA
- a CDS encoding L-lactate permease has product MDLWVMTLLALFPILVIFFLIVFLRWSAKAAMPIALILTALIAITIWGAEVTQVSAAVIHGIVLALEILFIVFGALLLLNTLKESGALQTIRASFTGISPDRRIQAIIIAWLFGCFIEGSAGFGTPAVVAAPLLVAIGFPAMAAVMIALVIQSSPVSFGAVGTPIIVGVGSGLEGQESVMAALGSMPFDEFIHSVGAQVALTHGIAGILVPLLMAGLLTRFFGKSRSFLEGFKVWKFALFAAFAFVIPYYLVALLLGPEFPALLGGLTGLLIVVPAARAGWLQPKEDEMFEFEPRSKWEPEWIGALQDEVDKEIAGKNMGLLKAWSPYVIVAGLLIVTRAVDGINEFLQQPALTFEWENIFGSTVTTDIAPLFVPGMFFVITSIITYYVHSMGKQPGTYKNAWSVSFKTWLGAAAPLLFAVPMAQVFVNSGSDMYESMPILLAEAATNVAGELWPLFAPIFGALGAFFGGSNTVSNVMFSFFQFGAAQNMGLDLNGSRIVVSLQAVGGAAGNMIAVHNVVAASATVGLLGKEGLIIRKTLIPMIYYVIIAGMLGMGFIMGGVNFWFLTALLWAIVYVIILALNKGKNVPVGPDKKPSIRG; this is encoded by the coding sequence ATGGACTTGTGGGTGATGACTCTTTTAGCCTTGTTCCCTATTCTCGTGATTTTTTTCCTGATTGTATTTTTAAGATGGTCCGCGAAGGCAGCCATGCCGATCGCTCTTATCTTAACGGCACTAATTGCTATCACGATCTGGGGGGCAGAAGTTACGCAAGTAAGCGCGGCCGTTATCCATGGCATTGTACTCGCGTTGGAAATTTTATTTATCGTGTTTGGAGCCCTTCTCCTATTAAACACACTTAAAGAAAGCGGCGCGCTGCAAACGATCCGCGCCAGTTTTACAGGTATCTCTCCGGACCGCAGAATTCAAGCGATTATCATCGCCTGGCTGTTCGGTTGCTTTATCGAAGGTTCAGCTGGCTTCGGAACCCCTGCGGTCGTGGCAGCTCCCTTGCTCGTAGCGATTGGATTTCCGGCAATGGCCGCGGTTATGATTGCCCTCGTCATCCAAAGCAGCCCTGTTTCTTTCGGAGCCGTCGGAACACCGATTATCGTCGGCGTCGGTTCTGGATTAGAAGGACAAGAAAGCGTTATGGCCGCTTTGGGAAGCATGCCTTTTGATGAATTCATCCACTCTGTCGGAGCCCAAGTTGCTCTTACACATGGCATAGCGGGTATTCTCGTTCCATTATTAATGGCTGGACTTTTAACACGTTTTTTTGGAAAATCAAGATCTTTCCTGGAAGGATTCAAAGTTTGGAAATTTGCCCTTTTTGCCGCTTTCGCGTTCGTCATCCCCTATTATTTAGTGGCATTACTGCTGGGCCCTGAATTTCCCGCCTTACTTGGAGGCTTGACCGGACTATTGATCGTTGTTCCTGCCGCCAGAGCAGGTTGGCTCCAACCGAAAGAAGATGAGATGTTTGAATTTGAACCTCGCAGCAAATGGGAGCCGGAATGGATCGGAGCCCTTCAGGATGAGGTTGACAAGGAAATAGCCGGAAAGAATATGGGCTTATTAAAAGCATGGTCGCCCTATGTCATCGTCGCCGGTTTACTCATTGTGACAAGAGCAGTTGATGGCATCAACGAGTTTTTACAACAACCTGCGCTTACATTTGAATGGGAGAATATTTTCGGCTCAACCGTCACCACAGATATCGCGCCTTTATTCGTACCCGGAATGTTTTTCGTGATTACATCGATTATCACCTATTATGTTCATTCCATGGGCAAACAGCCCGGCACCTATAAAAATGCCTGGTCTGTTTCGTTTAAGACGTGGCTGGGAGCGGCGGCGCCTTTATTGTTCGCGGTGCCGATGGCCCAGGTGTTTGTCAATTCCGGTTCAGACATGTACGAAAGTATGCCGATCCTGCTCGCAGAAGCAGCAACGAATGTGGCCGGAGAGTTATGGCCGTTGTTCGCACCGATCTTTGGAGCGTTGGGGGCTTTCTTTGGGGGAAGCAACACGGTAAGCAATGTCATGTTCTCGTTTTTCCAATTTGGTGCTGCCCAAAATATGGGCCTCGACCTTAACGGCTCGAGAATTGTCGTCTCTCTGCAAGCGGTAGGCGGCGCTGCCGGAAACATGATTGCTGTCCATAACGTCGTGGCTGCCTCGGCAACCGTCGGATTGCTCGGAAAAGAAGGTTTGATCATTCGCAAAACGCTAATCCCCATGATTTATTATGTCATCATTGCCGGAATGCTCGGCATGGGCTTTATCATGGGCGGCGTGAATTTCTGGTTTTTAACCGCTCTCCTGTGGGCCATCGTTTACGTCATTATTTTAGCCCTGAATAAAGGGAAGAACGTTCCGGTTGGTCCTGATAAGAAACCATCGATCCGAGGCTAG
- a CDS encoding fumarylacetoacetate hydrolase family protein, whose product MKFVRFMYDSGVYTGVLAEQGIQAVEGDIFKDWQYTGRTFREGDVKLLAPLEANHIIGIGANFVAEKEDLPETAPELPVFFFKPTSSVIGPEASILIPKDINQVKFESEVAAVIGKKTHNISEDQVLDHIFGYTVGNDVTAPQYFHEDGHWTLGKAFDTFTPLGPYLETDLDPHNVSIKARLDNEEKQNSPTDLMIVSIEKMISYLSGVMTLEQGDVILTGSPVGAEMASAGSVIECEVNGIGVLRNKFVNK is encoded by the coding sequence ATGAAATTTGTCAGATTTATGTACGATTCAGGCGTTTATACAGGAGTTCTTGCAGAACAGGGCATTCAAGCGGTTGAGGGTGATATTTTTAAAGACTGGCAGTATACGGGGCGAACGTTCCGTGAAGGTGACGTCAAGCTCCTTGCACCTCTGGAAGCGAATCACATTATAGGCATTGGAGCAAACTTTGTGGCAGAAAAAGAGGATCTACCGGAGACAGCACCGGAACTCCCAGTATTTTTCTTCAAACCAACATCGTCGGTTATCGGGCCGGAGGCGTCTATTTTGATCCCGAAGGACATCAATCAGGTGAAATTTGAATCTGAAGTGGCGGCTGTTATTGGCAAAAAAACGCATAATATCTCGGAAGACCAGGTGTTGGATCATATTTTCGGATATACGGTCGGAAACGACGTAACTGCGCCGCAGTATTTTCATGAAGACGGCCACTGGACGCTCGGAAAAGCGTTCGATACGTTTACACCACTCGGACCTTATTTGGAAACGGACCTTGACCCTCATAATGTAAGCATAAAAGCAAGGCTGGACAATGAAGAGAAGCAAAATAGCCCGACGGATTTAATGATTGTTTCGATTGAAAAAATGATTTCTTATTTATCTGGCGTAATGACGCTCGAACAAGGAGATGTGATTTTGACGGGAAGTCCTGTCGGTGCCGAAATGGCAAGCGCGGGCAGTGTGATCGAATGTGAGGTCAATGGGATAGGCGTATTGAGAAATAAATTTGTGAATAAATGA
- a CDS encoding FAD-linked oxidase C-terminal domain-containing protein codes for MTEKAEMVKEMIRQLGDDAVLYRDEDLLTYECDGLTVYRGMPIAVVFPSSTAEVSGVVKWLYENDIPFIPRGAGTGLSGGATPLGGEVIISLVRMKKLLHLDYDNREAVVQPGYINLALTNSITNKGFYYAPDPSSQSNCTIGGNVAENAGGAHCLKYGVTTNHVLGLEVVLHNGEVIDIGGVPDTPGYDLMGLLTGSEGTLGIVTAITVRILKNPEGKETAMAYFDTVEDASYAVSDIIAAGIVPAAIEMMDEIAIQGVERATKPAGHPEGSKAVLIMEVDGIAAGIEEQIKDMVSVCERHNVTEIKVAKNDRERGRWWANRKTAFGAMGAISPDYLVQDGVIPRSRLSEVLANIADISAESGLRIANVFHAGDGNLHPLILFDARNEGETDLALKVGSQTLEACTAAGGSITGEHGVGIEKKEDMRLVFTEREIDRQLNVRSVFNPNNMLNPDKQFPKPARCGEVKQAVGSGEAHQVVGQG; via the coding sequence ATGACTGAGAAAGCGGAAATGGTTAAGGAGATGATTCGCCAACTTGGAGACGACGCGGTTCTTTACCGGGATGAAGATTTGCTTACGTATGAATGTGACGGTCTCACTGTTTACCGCGGAATGCCAATCGCTGTCGTTTTTCCATCGTCGACCGCAGAAGTGTCCGGCGTGGTTAAATGGCTATATGAAAACGATATTCCATTTATCCCCCGCGGTGCCGGCACGGGACTAAGCGGGGGAGCAACGCCACTCGGCGGGGAAGTGATCATTAGTCTCGTTCGCATGAAGAAGCTGCTTCATTTGGACTATGATAATCGCGAAGCCGTTGTGCAACCGGGCTACATTAATCTTGCGTTGACCAATTCGATTACGAATAAAGGTTTCTATTACGCGCCGGACCCGTCCAGTCAATCAAACTGCACGATTGGCGGCAATGTTGCTGAGAATGCTGGCGGGGCTCATTGTTTGAAATATGGCGTGACGACGAATCATGTGCTCGGTTTGGAAGTGGTTTTGCATAATGGTGAAGTGATAGACATCGGCGGTGTCCCCGATACGCCCGGTTACGACTTAATGGGGCTTTTAACAGGCTCAGAGGGGACACTGGGCATTGTGACTGCGATTACTGTCCGCATTTTAAAAAATCCGGAAGGAAAAGAAACGGCAATGGCCTATTTTGACACCGTTGAAGATGCCAGTTACGCAGTGTCGGACATTATTGCGGCGGGCATTGTGCCGGCAGCCATTGAAATGATGGACGAAATCGCCATTCAAGGTGTGGAACGGGCGACCAAACCTGCCGGTCATCCGGAAGGATCAAAAGCGGTGCTCATCATGGAGGTCGATGGCATCGCCGCAGGCATTGAAGAGCAAATCAAGGATATGGTCAGTGTCTGCGAGCGGCATAACGTGACGGAAATCAAAGTGGCAAAAAATGACCGTGAACGCGGCCGCTGGTGGGCGAATCGCAAGACCGCCTTTGGTGCAATGGGCGCGATTTCCCCGGACTATCTTGTGCAAGACGGCGTGATCCCACGCAGTCGGTTGTCGGAAGTGCTGGCGAATATTGCTGATATCAGCGCCGAATCGGGGTTAAGAATTGCTAATGTCTTTCACGCCGGCGACGGGAATCTTCATCCGTTAATCCTGTTTGATGCGCGCAACGAGGGGGAAACGGACCTTGCTTTGAAAGTCGGCTCACAAACGTTGGAAGCGTGCACCGCCGCCGGTGGATCGATAACCGGAGAACACGGCGTTGGCATTGAAAAGAAAGAAGATATGCGCTTGGTGTTTACCGAGAGAGAAATCGATCGGCAACTAAATGTTCGCTCGGTCTTTAACCCGAACAACATGTTAAACCCCGACAAACAGTTTCCGAAACCCGCTCGCTGTGGCGAGGTGAAGCAAGCCGTGGGAAGCGGAGAAGCGCATCAAGTTGTCGGGCAGGGATGA
- a CDS encoding (Fe-S)-binding protein — protein MTTEPKLAELVVKKNDPPQGNYLWEDPPDEEKFSACVHCGMCLEACPTYQELGHEHQSPRGRIHSIVAVAEGKMDINEAFEDPMFTCLDCRACETACPAGVQVGALIEEARGQVRQAMPLKGWQNIVSRFFLRGMFPHTKRLHALGMLTKIYQKSGVQTVVRKSGAKKILPDHLGAMESIMPEIGRPILKTHPVSIPAEGEQKGTASMFAGCIMDVMYSDVNEATVRVLTKNGHAVELPKEQTCCGALHVHAGDREMGKKLARKNIDTFLDSDAEHVVVNAAGCGCALREYPELLQNDDEYREKAKQFSEKVMDVSKYLHDFGYRAPKAEMKKRITYHDACHLAHGQGVWDEPRDLLEEIPGLEMAELPNADRCCGSAGIYNITHPDMAGRLLDRKIEDVPDDVEMISMGNPGCMLQMAMGVMNHGRDEMIVHTMQLIDWAYALEEKEANPDD, from the coding sequence ATGACGACGGAACCGAAATTAGCGGAATTGGTTGTGAAAAAAAATGATCCGCCGCAGGGCAACTATTTGTGGGAAGACCCCCCTGATGAGGAGAAATTCTCGGCATGCGTGCATTGCGGCATGTGTTTGGAAGCTTGTCCCACGTATCAGGAACTTGGGCATGAGCATCAATCGCCACGCGGACGTATTCACTCGATAGTGGCTGTTGCTGAAGGGAAGATGGACATCAATGAAGCCTTTGAAGACCCCATGTTTACGTGCCTGGATTGCCGTGCCTGTGAAACGGCATGCCCGGCAGGGGTGCAAGTAGGCGCTTTGATTGAAGAGGCGCGCGGGCAAGTACGGCAAGCGATGCCATTAAAAGGGTGGCAAAATATTGTGAGCCGCTTTTTCCTTCGCGGAATGTTTCCACATACGAAGCGTCTGCACGCGTTGGGGATGTTAACAAAAATATACCAAAAAAGCGGGGTGCAGACGGTCGTTCGCAAGAGCGGCGCGAAGAAAATCCTGCCCGACCATCTCGGAGCGATGGAGTCGATCATGCCGGAAATAGGGCGGCCGATTTTAAAGACGCACCCGGTATCAATTCCTGCTGAAGGAGAGCAAAAAGGTACCGCATCCATGTTTGCGGGCTGTATTATGGATGTCATGTACAGCGATGTCAACGAAGCAACTGTGCGAGTGCTCACGAAGAACGGGCACGCGGTTGAGTTGCCTAAAGAACAAACTTGTTGCGGCGCCCTCCATGTGCATGCCGGAGATCGGGAAATGGGCAAAAAACTCGCCCGTAAAAATATTGATACATTTTTGGATTCCGATGCCGAGCATGTCGTCGTGAATGCGGCCGGGTGCGGGTGTGCGCTGCGCGAGTATCCTGAGCTTCTGCAAAATGACGATGAATACCGTGAAAAAGCCAAACAGTTTTCTGAAAAAGTAATGGACGTATCGAAATATTTGCATGACTTTGGCTACCGAGCGCCCAAAGCCGAAATGAAGAAGCGTATTACGTACCACGATGCCTGTCATCTCGCCCATGGGCAAGGAGTGTGGGATGAACCTCGGGATTTGTTGGAAGAGATTCCGGGCCTTGAGATGGCGGAACTTCCGAATGCGGATCGTTGTTGCGGCAGCGCGGGGATCTATAACATTACCCATCCAGATATGGCCGGTCGTCTCTTGGATCGTAAAATCGAGGATGTTCCGGACGATGTGGAGATGATTTCGATGGGAAATCCCGGTTGTATGCTACAAATGGCGATGGGAGTTATGAATCACGGGCGTGATGAAATGATCGTTCATACGATGCAGTTGATCGATTGGGCGTATGCGCTGGAAGAGAAGGAGGCAAATCCTGATGACTGA
- a CDS encoding FAD-binding oxidoreductase produces MHSQMLGNRASQKVVPDSAGEVADILKKANEKGETVIPVGGGTKQGFGGVSGDADLLLSLEKLDGIVEYSPGDMTITVQAGTKIQKIMDTVHAQDQMMPLDPSFPADATIGGVIAANDSGPKRMSYGSARDHVIGLHVAHPNGEILRSGGKVVKNVAGYDMNKLFIGSMGTLGVMTEVTLKLRPLPKYQSMCAMTFPEEVEPYAKPFITELLSTHLEPTTLEYMNPNLTEQLLNKKGSSLVMTFEDVHKAVEYQERWVREHVPEGTELTVFHQEDVDGFWAKFAELSFAGDETAVHVKMGSKNLQVLERLENCKRLQRGRDMQVFAHGGAGHGITRAYVKGDEAAVQSFVRDVRKVCEESGGYLVVTHAPFSFRQNVGVWGAKPSYFSLLEGIKKQMDPNAILNPNRFVGGI; encoded by the coding sequence ATGCATAGTCAAATGCTTGGCAACAGAGCAAGCCAGAAGGTCGTTCCGGACTCCGCCGGGGAAGTCGCGGATATTTTAAAAAAAGCAAATGAAAAGGGAGAAACGGTCATTCCCGTCGGAGGAGGTACAAAACAAGGGTTCGGCGGCGTGAGTGGGGACGCCGATCTGTTATTATCACTCGAAAAACTTGATGGTATTGTTGAGTACTCCCCCGGCGACATGACGATCACCGTGCAGGCGGGAACAAAGATACAAAAGATCATGGATACGGTCCATGCACAAGACCAGATGATGCCCCTTGATCCTTCGTTCCCCGCTGATGCAACCATTGGCGGGGTGATTGCGGCCAATGACAGTGGTCCGAAACGAATGTCATATGGCTCGGCGCGAGACCATGTGATTGGTCTTCACGTCGCGCACCCGAACGGTGAAATTTTACGGTCCGGAGGGAAAGTTGTCAAAAACGTTGCCGGTTATGACATGAACAAACTGTTCATTGGTTCCATGGGGACGCTTGGAGTCATGACAGAAGTGACGTTAAAATTGCGCCCGCTGCCGAAATATCAAAGTATGTGTGCAATGACGTTTCCGGAAGAAGTTGAACCTTACGCCAAACCGTTTATCACGGAATTGCTCTCGACTCATCTTGAGCCAACAACCTTGGAATATATGAATCCGAATCTGACGGAACAGTTACTGAATAAAAAGGGATCCAGCTTGGTAATGACGTTTGAAGACGTTCACAAAGCGGTGGAATATCAAGAGCGATGGGTGCGGGAACACGTGCCGGAAGGTACCGAATTGACGGTGTTTCATCAAGAAGACGTCGATGGATTTTGGGCGAAATTTGCTGAACTTTCCTTTGCCGGCGATGAAACGGCAGTGCATGTGAAAATGGGGAGTAAAAATTTGCAAGTCCTTGAACGACTTGAAAATTGCAAACGATTACAAAGAGGCCGGGATATGCAAGTATTTGCCCATGGCGGTGCAGGGCATGGCATTACCCGGGCTTACGTCAAAGGGGATGAAGCAGCCGTTCAATCCTTTGTGCGAGATGTGCGAAAGGTGTGCGAGGAATCCGGAGGCTACTTGGTGGTCACTCATGCTCCGTTTTCATTTAGACAGAACGTCGGGGTCTGGGGAGCGAAGCCGTCATATTTTTCCCTCCTCGAAGGGATTAAAAAGCAGATGGATCCGAATGCAATTCTAAATCCAAATCGGTTTGTGGGAGGGATATAA
- a CDS encoding FadR/GntR family transcriptional regulator produces the protein MDIQKITTRKISEQVAEQLEQSIVNGSISAGEKLQSVRELTGQFQVGRSAVRDAIAVLKGKGMVEVIQGEGAFVCDPRRWQTFGAYPLIDAKSIQDLYAVRKMMEVGIAEQAALKRGNKQLDAMKEAIRQFDQGWEADYRFHIALAEATDNDVLVKLMESISQNMKEALIDCHRVIAENAEVAEAIDAQHRSIYEAIKNKDTDGAREKMKEHLNYVEQLLQAGGM, from the coding sequence ATGGATATTCAAAAAATTACTACAAGAAAAATTTCCGAACAAGTTGCCGAACAGTTAGAACAATCGATTGTGAACGGCAGCATTTCAGCAGGGGAGAAGCTTCAATCGGTACGGGAACTGACTGGACAATTTCAGGTCGGACGTTCGGCCGTGCGGGATGCGATCGCAGTTTTAAAAGGAAAAGGCATGGTTGAAGTTATTCAAGGAGAGGGGGCTTTTGTTTGCGATCCCCGCCGCTGGCAAACATTTGGCGCGTACCCGCTGATCGATGCAAAATCGATACAGGATTTGTATGCGGTGCGCAAAATGATGGAAGTTGGCATTGCAGAGCAGGCGGCTTTAAAGCGGGGCAATAAGCAACTGGACGCGATGAAAGAGGCGATTCGCCAATTTGACCAAGGGTGGGAAGCGGATTACCGATTTCATATTGCCCTTGCCGAAGCGACGGATAATGACGTGCTCGTCAAATTAATGGAAAGCATTTCCCAAAACATGAAAGAAGCACTTATTGATTGCCATCGTGTTATTGCGGAAAACGCGGAAGTTGCCGAGGCGATTGATGCCCAACATAGAAGCATATACGAAGCTATCAAAAATAAAGATACAGACGGGGCAAGGGAAAAGATGAAAGAACATTTAAATTATGTGGAGCAATTGCTACAAGCGGGAGGGATGTAG